The window AAATTCCTGATCCTGAAGTGATTTTAGTTGTGATAGCATCATTTGTTATAGGTTTGGTTGGTTTGTATTCATACTATAAAGTACGTCCATTCATCAAAATTAAAGGTGATGTGATTGATTCATCACAATTAGAGCGTTTAGAATACTATGAAAGACAATTAATTGATATGAAAATACGCCTAGATTCAATAGAAATGCAGGGTTTGGAGCAAAAAATTGAAGAACCAAACCTAGAATTAAAGCAATTTTTAGAAAAATTAACTAAAAATCAACAGGTGGTAGAAAAACCAATTGAGCCCATAAAAACAGAGGTTAGTAGTAAAGTAGAGTCTTTATCTACTAATCGTATGCCTAATTTAGACCACAATAATGCAGTAGATTATGTGTTGCATCTAATCACAGACAAAGCTATGACATCACGTGACATACAAATCACATTAAAACGAAGTAGAGAACACACATCAAGGTTAATGAAGAAATTATTTGATGATGGTTATGTTAAACGAAATACAAGTTCAAAACCATATACCTATTCAATTACAGAAAAAGGAAAAGAAAAAATTAAGACATTACAAACTAATTCTATAATAGCATAAAATATTATTACTAATTTTCAAAGTCGTTTTTAGATAATTCTATAAAAAAAATAGGTTTAGTTTGACAATTTTGATTATAAAATATAAACATAATAAAATATTAAATTATATATATTATTAAATTATAATAGAATTATGTCTGTACAAGAAAATGAGGTTTTGGTAAAAATCACTTCTGCAGGAACAATTTCCATCCCAAAACAGTTTCGAAAGTATATGGATATTCAAAAGGGAGAATATGTTAAATTGATTTTGGGAAAGGATAGACTAATCGTAAGGAAGATAATAATTTCTTAACTTATTGGTGTTTTTGACTTAGTTTAATGGTTTGATAGGTCCATTCTCGTCCAGTTCTAATCCTATCTATCTTACCTTTAGTAGAAAATCTGGATAGATATGTTGAGATTATACTAAGTTTTACAGGCTCGTTATACTCATCTTCATATTTTTCCAGTATGTTTGTAGATGTGAATTTTCCCATTGGGAAGAATTTATCGACAATATGCCATATTTTTGAGCCTATTGAATCCATATTGGTGGTTTCTTGTTCTTCTTCTATATTCATTAAGTCCATCATTTCAAAAATTTTAAGAACCTTCTCACGGGTAACATTACCTTCTAATTTTATATCATATCGTGCTCCATCTGCATCCTCCATATCAATACGAATACGTTTTTTTGCCATCTTTGAGATCTATGAGGATCTAATGTTAACAGTTCAATGGATCCCAGAATATTTGTTAACTAAGAGGTTTGTTAACATTGACTGCCTAGACCACGCCTGGGTTATTTTTTGTTATTAACAAAGGTAGTCATATTTGAGTATAATTAGTATGGATATTCATGCCTGGAGTGGAAATAATGGGGTCTAATTGAGGATATTCACATTGTTAACATCTATCTTAACGCCTGGAATGGAAATAATGGGGTTAAAATGGCCTTTTTGGATGATTTTTTAACATAAACTTAACAAATTGTTAACAAAAAAGATAACCCACACACCTATTTTTCCACTCTATCTTTTTCTTTAATTTTTTTTAATGAAAATCTAAAATCTAACTAAAAATAATTAATTACAAACTAAACTAGAATAACTATTCTATTCTTTACTCTCTTTATCTAGATATCATTATGTTATTGTTGAGAAGAAATGGTGGTGTGTGAGTATGTCTGATCCAATTGATAGATTACTCGATGCAGCTGAATCAGGAAAATCAATAATTAAAAACAGAGACATACTTCATTTTACTTATATTCCTAATATTATACAACATAGAAACTCTGAACAAGAACAAGTAACTCAATCATTATTACCAATCTTAAAACATTCACGACCATCAAACTTGTTAGTTTATGGTAAACCAGGAACAGGAAAAACCCTAGTAGTAAAAAAAGTACTAAATAAAATTCAAGATAGGGTAGAAAAATCAAAATTTCCAATAAAATTAGTATATTCAAATTCTAAAGAGGAAACAACACTCTATGGATTACTGGTGAGTTTTGGGAGACAGTTGGGCATGACTGATAAAGAATTACCAGGCACAGGTTTAGCAATTAGTGAAGTTTTCAAAAGAATATTAAATAATATTGATGAATCAAAAATTAACGCAATTTTTGTCATTGATGAAATAGACTACCTTGCTCAACTAGTATCTAAAACAGGTAAAGATATTCTATACCAACTAACCCGAGCAAACGAACGTCTAAAACAAGGATCATTAACCTTAGTAGGGATATCAAATGACCTAACATTCAAAGAAAAACTAGATCCTAGAGTGATTAGTAGTCTAGGTGAAGAAGAGGTGGTTTTTACTAATTATAATGTAGAACAAATTAAAAAAATCTTAGAGGAGAGAATCAAAGAAGCATTCATTCCCAATTCTGTTGAAGATCCAGCCTTAAACCTCTGTGCAGCCTTAGCTGGAGGGGAACATGGTGACGCTAGAAGAGCCATTGATCTTATTAGAGTTGCAGGAGAAATTGCTGAAAGACAACAGTCAGACAAAGTCACCCAAGAACATGTTAGAGAGGCATCATTGAAAATTGAAGAAAATAAAGAAGAAACATCGTTGAAATCATATCCACTTCATGAAAAACTCGTCATTCTTGCAATTATGAAAGCAGGAGGATCCTCCACAGGTGAGATTTATTCATCTTACAAAGGATTGTGTAAAGTAGTTGGACGTGAAGAGTTAACCCAAAGACGGATTACCCAAATGCTTAGTGAAATTGAATTATCTGGTATAATCTCTGGAAGATTAGTACATCAAGGAATTCATGGTAGAACAAAAAAATACAAACTTACAATCTCAACTGAAATGATAAAAAAAACTTTCAAAGACGATTTAACTTTACAAGATATTGTTTAATTTATTAGAATTATAATTTTCATGATAAACTTTGAAAGTCTTCAAATTTACCATAAGAGCAATTCCTGGATTAGGTGTCATACCAACACTAGCCTGAAATGGAGTTTGTTTTTGCCAAGAACCAGAATTTATCAAAAGTATTCCTTTGTACATATCTAATTCAGCCCTATGAACATGACCAACATGAAAGATATCTGGAATTTCATCAATAACCATCAAATCTTCAATCTCGGGGGCTATTGGAGTCTGACTCCCATAAATCGGACTAAGATGCCTAGCTCTTAGTAGATGTTTCATGACATTTGTTGGCTTGTCATAACTTAACCCAGGCGTGGTTTTTACAATATCGTCTATACTTTGACCATGAAACATCATTACTTTAACACCATTCAAAGAGACTACGGCTGGATTACCTACCATAAACACATTCTCTCTTTCCCATAACCCAGAATTGTATTTTTTTGGTATAGCTGGTTGTGGTAATGCCCTTCGTCCAGGATCATGATTTCCTGGCATAATGAATATTTTGATGTAATTAGGAACTCTATCAATAAGTTCCTCGACTTTTTTTAATTGTTCTTCTATTGTTTGACATACCAATTCTTTATCTTGATTTGGATAGATACCAACACCATCCACCAAATCTCCTCCAATTAACACAAAACGAATTTTCCTAGCAATTGGATCTGGACTTGATAACCAAGATACAAACTCTGTAAATTCTTCTTCCATGAAGTACTTACTACCTATATGCAAATCCGAAAGAAAAACTGCATATGTTTCAGTTTCAGACCTATTTGTGGCTTGATCAGGGATATCAGGCGAAATCAAATCTTTAATGATATAACCTGAATTTTTTCCCACACCAATTCGTGCCATAATGAACTGATCATTTAACAATGAACCAGCCACTTTCTGTAATTCAGTATCAAAAACAATACCTTCGAATAAACCAGAAGGATCTTCTAATACTAATTTTGTAATATTTCTCTCAGTAATTCTAGATGTTACAAGTCCACAGACGTACACATCATCATCACTTTTTGCAGATTTGACAGAAGTGATTGTTTTTAACATTCTTGATTCTGGCCTATCTGAGATTATTCTTTTTAATTTACTAAAACGACTTGCAAAAAGTGCATTATACCCTTTTACCCCCTCACTCGTAGTGATTTTTAAAGTTGGATCAAATGTTATCTTATGGTCATTTTGTAAAGTTTGATCCTCTTTAATTCCTAAATAAACCTCTAAATCATCTTGATTAATTTGAAATAATTTTTGTTTTGTTTTCTCACGAACAATTTCCTTGATAATTTTTTCTAGTTTTTTAACATCAACATTTTCTAAAAATTTGAATGCATTAGGATGAATTTGAAACCCTTTATTCAAAGCATAATTCAAGGCTAAAGTAAGCTCCTTTTTCATCATCAAAGAATATTTTTTGGTTTAATTAAATCTGCGCCTACAGTCAACCCTCAAATATTGTCTCTAACAAAATATTTTGTGTTTAAGATTAGAATAATTACATTTTTTGTATTTATGGGATTATTTTCTATAATTTTTCAACTAGGCTCTATGTCTCAAGTCAGTAAAGAAGAAGCAAATGCATTCATGATTGAATTTGAAAAATTAGTTAAAGATATTGATGCAATAGGAATATTCCTTCATAATTTATCTATGTCATTACCAATGTTTATCCCAGGATTTGGAGTTGTTTGGGGATTGTTTTCAGCCTGGTCAACAGGATTTGCCTTTTCAGCAATAACTACAATCTCACCTGAAATAGCAAAAATTCCACCTCTTACACTACTTTTTCTCTCACCATTTGGAATAATGGAACTTACTGCATATTCAATAGCAACATCTAGGAGTTTTATGTTGATTAAAGCAATTTATAAAAAAACCAATCTAATCCCTTTTCTTAAACCGACAGCCATAGAAATCAGTATTGTAACTGGACTTCTTTTAACAGGAGGATATTTGGAAGATTATATGATCAAATTAATTCAAGAAAAAAATCTAGTTTTACCTATTTTTTAAAATTAAAAACTCGTAGATTTGCTCATTCAGTCTAAAATAATTTAGTAGTAAATTATAAACCAAATTAAATTAAAAATGATGTATGAATATTACCATTTTTACTCTTTTAGTATTACTTGCTTTTTCAGGATTCTTTTTCAGTGATTCTTTTGCAATAATTACTCCATACAGTGCTTTTACTTTAGAAGGTTCTGGTTACGCAGTAACAGAAAATATGATAAAAATTTCTAATATTGATTTAACATTATCTACACAACAACTATCTGGAAGTAGTGTCAGATCCTTAGTTGAAGAAGGACTCATTACTTTAGATGGAGAAAATTTTCTAGCTACTGACTTAAAGACAACAATACTACGTCAAGGCCAATACATTAGAATTGATGGAATTGCAGAAAATACTTCAGGTGATCAAACAACGATTAAATTTTTTGGACGACTAATTGAAGAAAGTAAAAATGCATCAATTTATGGATTCACTGGAAGAATTACAATGGATAATAATAATTATAAAATAATATACACCGCAAAACTTTCTGAACTAACAAAAATCAATATTACTCCATCAGAATCTAAAACAACAGATCAAAAAACTATAATTCATATTCTTAAAGGTGCATCAACCCAAGGTGTAGGTTCAACTATAGGTCAATATGGCGGTTCACAAGGGACAGAATTAAAATTATTTTCACAAGATAGAATTTCAATCAAACCAGGAACAACAATAACTATTGTAAACGATGATACAGTAACGCATAGTATTCAAAGTGGAAAAGATACTGGTGATCGTTATAATAGATTTGTTTCTGATGGTAGAATCTCAACTGGAGACATTTTACCAAGTAAATCTGTAAACATTACATTTGAAAATGCGGGATTTTACAGATTATATGATCCAAATTATCAATGGATGGACATTGTAGCTTATGTATTTCCAAATGTAGATAACAGTGTTAATCTTGGACAATCAGCTAAACCTAAAAATTAGTTTTTCCACTGCCACTTGTAATTCATATATGAATCCAAGATGGATTGATTAAAAACCATCACAGATAAATCTGAAAATTCTTTTCCTTCCAAATCTTTTACTGTTCCTACAAAATTGGTTTCATTTTCAGTAGTTAGTGCTTCAAAGACATGAACCTTCATATTTTTTGTATTAAACCCATTATTTTTCAGATAAATTGCAATTTCTGATGGCATAAAATGTTTATCCGGTTGTTTAGGCCATGGTCTTGGAACTAAAATTACACTATATCCATCAATCAAGGCTTTTTGCAATTCTAATTTCTTTTCTTCAATTGAAGTTGTTACATGCAATGTAATTATTTTGGATTTATCAAGTGGTACCCTTGCTTTTGATGCAGCAACTTGAATTGAACTAATCCCTGGAATTATTTCAACCTCACCAAAAATTTCAATTAATCTATCTACAACCTCTGATTCTGAAAAATTTACATCGCCAGTAAATGGAATAACTAAAGAGCGATCTCCTAATTCTAAGAGAATTTTTTGATATGACTCTTCTTGATTATTCATAGTAATTTCATGAATTTCTTTTCCTGCTAGTAAATCTTCTATTGTTTTTAATGTGTATTTGTAACCAATTACAACATCACAATTCTGTATTACTTCTCTTACAATTCTGGTGACATATCTAGGAGAACCAGGTCCAACACCTACAGCATAAATTTTTCTCAATTTTACTTTGTAAATTTTTGCCTGTCTTTAATATATTGCACAAAAGGCTCCCAATCTACTTTCATGTACTTTGTAGGCTCTTTAGCTGGATACTTGACCCAATCTTGTGCAATAGAATATTGATATTTTTGTAGTTTTCCCTCTTTTTCATATTCTAAAACTAAGATACTCCCCCACTCCTTTTCTTCATGAGTAATATTCAAAATATCATCAAATGATAACTGTGTGTTTTTTTCATTTTCCATATCTTCAATAAGATTACTTTCATTATATCCATCATGACGGATCATTGTGTTTTTTGATTTTAAAAAATTAATGACTTGTCTTTGTCTAATTGCTTGCCACCATTTCATTTTGGCTTGTGTTTTATGGATAAACATTAGGTGTCTATCGGTTAGAATCAACATTCCTTCTTTTCCACCTATTGATAAGAATTTTTTAGATTCTCTCCATACAGAAACCAAATGAGCTTGAATTTTTTCATCAGGCTGCATGACGATTTATTATTCTAACTTGTTAAAAACTAATACAATTAGCTTTTAAGTAAGATATTATCTGGAATTTTATTGAAAAAATTTCTTGGTATAATATTTTTAACATTGTTTTTAATTACTTTAGGAAATCAATCATTTGCACAATCTGATGATAAGTTAGTAATTTTACATACTAATCTTGGAAAAATTGTAATAGAGTTTTTCCCAAATGATGCTCCAAAACATGTTGAAAATTTTATTAAATTAGCGGAAAGTGGATTTTATGATGGTACTATTTTTCATAGAATAATTCCCGGATTTATGATTCAGGGTGGAGATCCAAATACAAAAAGTGGAGATCCAACAACTTGGGGAATTGGAGGACCAAATTATTCTGTAAATGCTGAATTTAACACAATAAAACATAATCGAGGAATTGTCTCAATGGCAAGATCAGCTGATCCAAACAGTGCAGGATCTCAATTTTTTATTGTTCATAAGGACTCAAATTTTCTTGATGAACAATATACTGTATTTGGAAGAATTGTTACTCAAGAAAGTTTTGATACGCTTGACAAAATTGCTTCAGTTCAAACAGGCGACAGAGATATTCCAGTAAATATAGAGCAAGTAAAAATCACAAAAGCTGAAGTTGTAAAACGTTCTGATGTATCTAATCTACTTAATTTATCAGAACCTGAACGAACAACTACAGAAATTACAAGTTCTTCTGGTAGCCAACTTTATGAAAATAAGGCTTTAGATATTTCATTTAATGTTCCAACAGGTTGGTTATTACAAGAACCTGAAAAAACAGATGAAAATGCACCCGATATTGTCGCTGTAGGTCCAAGAGTTGGTACTATCAACCCAGTTATTTCTCTAACAGTTTCTGATAGTAAAGGAAGATCATTAGATGATTTAATCAAAGAAAAAGATGAATTTTTAAAAAATGCACTAAAGACTGGTAATTTAGAAATAATCTCACAAGAAAAATCAACAATCAACAAAAAACAAGCATATGTTACTAATGCCAAAGGTTTCTTCTCTAATAATGGAACATCATATAATGTACAATTCAGAGAAACAATAATTTCAACTCCTGAAAAATTTTATATTTTTGCATACAGTAATGGAATAGAAAATTTTAATGATCAAATTTCTAGATTTGAAGATTCTGTAACTTCTTTTAAAATAACATCTGAGCCAATTAAAGAAACAAAATCTGATACAGCTTCAGTTAATTCAGAAGTAAAAAATGAACAATATGATGACTTTGGGTCAAAAGGCGGTGGTTGTCTAATCNNNNNNNNNNNNNNNNNNNNNNNNNNNNNNNNNNNNNNNNNNNNNNNNNNNNNNNNNNNNNNNNNNNNNNNNNNNNNNNNNNNNNNNNNNNNNNNNNNNNNNNNNNNNNNNNNNNNNNNNNNNNNNNNNNNNNNNNNNNNNNNNNNNNNNNNNNNNNNNNNNNNNNNNNNNNNNNNNNNNNNNNNNNNNNNNNNNNNNNNNNNNNNNNNNNNNNNNNNNNNNNNNNNNNNNNNNNNNNNNNNNNNNNNNNNNNNNNNNNNNNNNNNNNNNNNNNNNNNNNNNNNNNNNNNNNNNNNNNNNNNNNNNNNNNNNNNNNNNNNNNNNNNNNNNNNNNNNNNNNNNNNNNNNNNNNNNNNNNNNNNNNNNNNNNNNNNNNNNNNNNNNNNNNNNNNNNNNNNNNNNNNNNNNNNNNNNNNNNNNNNNNNNNNNNNNNNNNNNNNNNNNNNNNNNNNNNNNNNNNNNNNNNNNNNNNTATGATAATTCATAGACTACGAAAATAATTACCAAACATCATCAACTTCATCAAGAACTTTGTATTCTTTTTCTGTCTCACGTTTCATAAGTTTTAGTCTTGAGATATCTCTATCAAATAATATATCAATTATCCAATCTAAGAAAATTCTGAATTTTTTATTTGGTAACGCAACTTTTGAAAGGTAGACATTTCTCCAAATAAGCCAAGCTAAAAATCCTGAAATATTCATTCCTAAAAATGTTGCAATACCTGTTCTTTTTCCAATAATTGCCATTTGCCCCTTTGAATGATATACGAATTTTTTCTTTTCAAAGTTTTTAATTAAAGCTTTTAGGTTATATGCAGCAATTTTTGCTTGTGCTTCTGCTAATTGTGCAGTAGGTGCATACGGCCTATTTGTTTGTGGATCCATAAACAAAGCACAATCTCCAATTGCAAAAACCCCAGGAAACTCTGTAACTTCAAGAAAATCATTTACAATAACTTTACCTTTGTCTGTTTTCAGCATTGATCTTTTTATTGTATTAACTGGTGTAACTCCTGCAGTCCAAATCAATGTTTTTGTTCTAATCGAATCTATTTCATTTTTATCAATAGAATCTTTTACATTTTCATCTAATGATTTTACATTTACTTCTATTCCATCAAAGCTTGTTACTGCCGTCTTTAATCTAATGTCGATTCCTCTCTCTATCAGCTTTTCTTTTGAAAATTTAGCTAATTTTTCATTAAAACCAGGAAGTATCATTGGAAGTGCTTCTAAAACTATTACTCGAATATCCTCTTTGCGAATTGTATGATAGTGTTTTCTTGCATCTAATAACAGATCCAACAATTCTCCTGCAGTTTCAATTCCTGCAAAACCTCCTCCTACAACAACAAATGTCAAAAAACTATCTCTAAGAATAACATCTGTCTCATTTTCAGCTTGTTCAAGCATATCTATTGCTCTATTTCTTAATACTACTGCATCATTTAGCGTCTTCATTGTATACGCATTTTTTTCAACATCTGCCATTCCAAAAAAATTCGTTTCACTACCTAATGCAACTACCAAATAATCATAATGAATTGAAATTCCTCTTTTGTCTGCCGTACCCCACAACGTTACCAGTTTACCAAACGGATCAACATTCTTTACTCTACCCTCATAGAATTTTGTCTTTTTACAAATTTCTCTAATTGGCATTACAATATGTCTTGTTTCTATCATACCTGATGCAACTTGAGGCAACATTGGAGTAAACAATAGAAAATTATCTTCACTAATCATTACTAATTCAATTTCTGAATTATCTCCAAAGTCTGATTCTAATTGCCTAGCACATTCTACTCCTGCAAAACCTCCTCCCAAAATGACTATTTTCTTCTTATTTTTTGCCAATTACATTTACCCATAAAATTACTGAATATATCCTATGAGATCAATTTTCTTAATATTTTACAGCTTATTCAATTCTAACTATATCAGAACGAAGGATTTCATATGCCCTAGAAGCATCCTTTTCATTTAGAATTATTATAATACTATCCTGACTGAAATATGCATTAACTAACTCAATTCCATTTTCATGAAGAATTTCTGCAACATATGATACCACATCTGATTGATTTGAATTTGTTGGAATTGAAATCCTAATTTTTGCAAGACCAGTACTAAACATATTTTCTCTATTAGGCATATTTTCAAATATCTCCCTAATACTTTCCACATCTTCTGTAAGAAATCTAAAAGAATCTGATAATCTAAAAAACTCATAATTATTGGTAATTTTTGAAAATTTATCCAAAATTGACATAGGATCCATTCCTGCAGAATCATTTATTGAAAATTTAATATCCATAATTCCATCGGTCAAAGCAAGTCTTGCATTTTTTAAAACAGATTCTTCTTTGATTGCATCTTTGTTTTCAAATGAATCCGCAAATCGTTTAATGGCAACTACAACAGTATTGAGATTCACAGAACTACCCAAAATTTTTTCAATTTCTGGTTGAATCTTTACTGCTAATGCTGTATAATTAATCAGATCCATTTTCATACAATCATAAATTGAACGATTTCTTGTAACAATCTCTCTGACCAATTCTGGAATGGACATACCAGCTGTTCTCATATATTATTAAATACTATGTCAGTTATAATAGCATTATGTAATAAATCTAATAATTATAAGAAATACTTATATAATGTAATAACTATTACATATAGTAGATAAATATGACAATGTTTGATGATGAATTTGATAGGATCTTCAAAAGAATGTCAAGCTCATTTTTTGATATAGATGACATTTTTGAAGAATTCAAGGGAAACGGTTCCACATCTGGTCCATTTTATTATGGTTATACAATGACTGTTGGTCCAAATGGAAAACCTGTGGTAAAAGAATATGGAAATGTAAAACCTGGACTGCTTCCATCAGCTGATACAAGAGAACCAATTGTGGATGCAATTGTAGATGAAAAAGAAAAACTAGTAAAACTTGTAGCTGAAATACCAGGAGTTGAAAAAACAGATGTAAAAATTCTTGTGCAAGACAAGATAGTAGATATTTCTGCAGAACATGGTGAAAAGAAATATCATGCAAGAGTTCCAATCAAATACAAAGTTGATGAGAATTCTGCAAAAGCTTCATACAAAAATGGAATTCTTGAATTAGTTTTCAAACTGATTGAAGATGAAAAGCCAAAAGGCAAAAAAGTGGAGGTTGAATAAACCTCACTAATTTTTGGAGAAAAATATGGAAGAAATTATTTTAAAAGTCATTGAAATTCCACAACAACATGTAGGAAGAGGAAGAGCAATAGTTGATCCTAAAATTATTGAAGAAACAAAATGGAAACCTGGACAAATTTTAGAATTAACATATAATAAAAAAACACATGTTAAACTTTGGC is drawn from Candidatus Nitrosarchaeum limnium SFB1 and contains these coding sequences:
- a CDS encoding hypothetical protein (hypothetical protein Nmar_0004), yielding MNITIFTLLVLLAFSGFFFSDSFAIITPYSAFTLEGSGYAVTENMIKISNIDLTLSTQQLSGSSVRSLVEEGLITLDGENFLATDLKTTILRQGQYIRIDGIAENTSGDQTTIKFFGRLIEESKNASIYGFTGRITMDNNNYKIIYTAKLSELTKINITPSESKTTDQKTIIHILKGASTQGVGSTIGQYGGSQGTELKLFSQDRISIKPGTTITIVNDDTVTHSIQSGKDTGDRYNRFVSDGRISTGDILPSKSVNITFENAGFYRLYDPNYQWMDIVAYVFPNVDNSVNLGQSAKPKN
- a CDS encoding hypothetical protein (hypothetical protein Nmar_1797) → MLIEIPDPEVILVVIASFVIGLVGLYSYYKVRPFIKIKGDVIDSSQLERLEYYERQLIDMKIRLDSIEMQGLEQKIEEPNLELKQFLEKLTKNQQVVEKPIEPIKTEVSSKVESLSTNRMPNLDHNNAVDYVLHLITDKAMTSRDIQITLKRSREHTSRLMKKLFDDGYVKRNTSSKPYTYSITEKGKEKIKTLQTNSIIA
- a CDS encoding FAD-dependent pyridine nucleotide-disulfide oxidoreductase, which encodes MISEDNFLLFTPMLPQVASGMIETRHIVMPIREICKKTKFYEGRVKNVDPFGKLVTLWGTADKRGISIHYDYLVVALGSETNFFGMADVEKNAYTMKTLNDAVVLRNRAIDMLEQAENETDVILRDSFLTFVVVGGGFAGIETAGELLDLLLDARKHYHTIRKEDIRVIVLEALPMILPGFNEKLAKFSKEKLIERGIDIRLKTAVTSFDGIEVNVKSLDENVKDSIDKNEIDSIRTKTLIWTAGVTPVNTIKRSMLKTDKGKVIVNDFLEVTEFPGVFAIGDCALFMDPQTNRPYAPTAQLAEAQAKIAAYNLKALIKNFEKKKFVYHSKGQMAIIGKRTGIATFLGMNISGFLAWLIWRNVYLSKVALPNKKFRIFLDWIIDILFDRDISRLKLMKRETEKEYKVLDEVDDVW
- a CDS encoding heat shock protein HSP20; translation: MTMFDDEFDRIFKRMSSSFFDIDDIFEEFKGNGSTSGPFYYGYTMTVGPNGKPVVKEYGNVKPGLLPSADTREPIVDAIVDEKEKLVKLVAEIPGVEKTDVKILVQDKIVDISAEHGEKKYHARVPIKYKVDENSAKASYKNGILELVFKLIEDEKPKGKKVEVE
- a CDS encoding precorrin-6y C5,15-methyltransferase (decarboxylating), CbiE subunit produces the protein MRKIYAVGVGPGSPRYVTRIVREVIQNCDVVIGYKYTLKTIEDLLAGKEIHEITMNNQEESYQKILLELGDRSLVIPFTGDVNFSESEVVDRLIEIFGEVEIIPGISSIQVAASKARVPLDKSKIITLHVTTSIEEKKLELQKALIDGYSVILVPRPWPKQPDKHFMPSEIAIYLKNNGFNTKNMKVHVFEALTTENETNFVGTVKDLEGKEFSDLSVMVFNQSILDSYMNYKWQWKN
- a CDS encoding AbrB family transcription regulator, with the protein product MSVQENEVLVKITSAGTISIPKQFRKYMDIQKGEYVKLILGKDRLIVRKIIIS
- a CDS encoding hypothetical protein (hypothetical protein Nmar_0006), with amino-acid sequence MQPDEKIQAHLVSVWRESKKFLSIGGKEGMLILTDRHLMFIHKTQAKMKWWQAIRQRQVINFLKSKNTMIRHDGYNESNLIEDMENEKNTQLSFDDILNITHEEKEWGSILVLEYEKEGKLQKYQYSIAQDWVKYPAKEPTKYMKVDWEPFVQYIKDRQKFTK
- a CDS encoding hypothetical protein (hypothetical protein Nmar_0003), whose protein sequence is MGLFSIIFQLGSMSQVSKEEANAFMIEFEKLVKDIDAIGIFLHNLSMSLPMFIPGFGVVWGLFSAWSTGFAFSAITTISPEIAKIPPLTLLFLSPFGIMELTAYSIATSRSFMLIKAIYKKTNLIPFLKPTAIEISIVTGLLLTGGYLEDYMIKLIQEKNLVLPIF
- a CDS encoding hypothetical protein (hypothetical protein Nmar_0009), whose product is MRTAGMSIPELVREIVTRNRSIYDCMKMDLINYTALAVKIQPEIEKILGSSVNLNTVVVAIKRFADSFENKDAIKEESVLKNARLALTDGIMDIKFSINDSAGMDPMSILDKFSKITNNYEFFRLSDSFRFLTEDVESIREIFENMPNRENMFSTGLAKIRISIPTNSNQSDVVSYVAEILHENGIELVNAYFSQDSIIIILNEKDASRAYEILRSDIVRIE
- a CDS encoding DNA polymerase II small subunit, whose amino-acid sequence is MMKKELTLALNYALNKGFQIHPNAFKFLENVDVKKLEKIIKEIVREKTKQKLFQINQDDLEVYLGIKEDQTLQNDHKITFDPTLKITTSEGVKGYNALFASRFSKLKRIISDRPESRMLKTITSVKSAKSDDDVYVCGLVTSRITERNITKLVLEDPSGLFEGIVFDTELQKVAGSLLNDQFIMARIGVGKNSGYIIKDLISPDIPDQATNRSETETYAVFLSDLHIGSKYFMEEEFTEFVSWLSSPDPIARKIRFVLIGGDLVDGVGIYPNQDKELVCQTIEEQLKKVEELIDRVPNYIKIFIMPGNHDPGRRALPQPAIPKKYNSGLWERENVFMVGNPAVVSLNGVKVMMFHGQSIDDIVKTTPGLSYDKPTNVMKHLLRARHLSPIYGSQTPIAPEIEDLMVIDEIPDIFHVGHVHRAELDMYKGILLINSGSWQKQTPFQASVGMTPNPGIALMVNLKTFKVYHENYNSNKLNNIL
- a CDS encoding cell division control protein 6 family protein, with protein sequence MSDPIDRLLDAAESGKSIIKNRDILHFTYIPNIIQHRNSEQEQVTQSLLPILKHSRPSNLLVYGKPGTGKTLVVKKVLNKIQDRVEKSKFPIKLVYSNSKEETTLYGLLVSFGRQLGMTDKELPGTGLAISEVFKRILNNIDESKINAIFVIDEIDYLAQLVSKTGKDILYQLTRANERLKQGSLTLVGISNDLTFKEKLDPRVISSLGEEEVVFTNYNVEQIKKILEERIKEAFIPNSVEDPALNLCAALAGGEHGDARRAIDLIRVAGEIAERQQSDKVTQEHVREASLKIEENKEETSLKSYPLHEKLVILAIMKAGGSSTGEIYSSYKGLCKVVGREELTQRRITQMLSEIELSGIISGRLVHQGIHGRTKKYKLTISTEMIKKTFKDDLTLQDIV
- a CDS encoding hypothetical protein (hypothetical protein Nmar_1799), with translation MAKKRIRIDMEDADGARYDIKLEGNVTREKVLKIFEMMDLMNIEEEQETTNMDSIGSKIWHIVDKFFPMGKFTSTNILEKYEDEYNEPVKLSIISTYLSRFSTKGKIDRIRTGREWTYQTIKLSQKHQ